One stretch of Chaetodon auriga isolate fChaAug3 chromosome 18, fChaAug3.hap1, whole genome shotgun sequence DNA includes these proteins:
- the otofa gene encoding otoferlin isoform X13: MMSLMVHLKTVAHLRGRGDRIAKVTFRGLPFYSRVAENCEEVAHFNEMFRWPIASRLDGNEMLEIQVYNYSKVFSNRLVGTFCMVLQKVAEEGHLELTDTLIDDNNTSIKTSVTIEIRYQSMDGTVGVWSDGEFLDVPDDRDGMFAFETDSLLSGQSHGSGTSPGRSLQGSIPTFRKAGKGVFSAMKLGKIKISKDDHKKGDEPAVLDMEDLDRKAMRLAGSLDPDTISLASVTAVTTNVSNKRSKPDIKMEPSSGRPVDYQISITVIEARQLIGLNMDPVVCVEIGDDKKYTSMKESTNCPYYNEYFVFDFHVPPDVMFDKIIKLSVIHSKNLLRSGTLVGTFKMDVGTVYSQPEHQFYHKWAILSDPDDITTGCKGYIKCDIAVVGKGDNIKTPHKANETDEDDIEGNLLLPEGIPAERQWARFYVKIYRAEGLPKMNTSIMANVKKAFIGENRDLVDPYVQVQFAGQKGKTSVQKSSYEPIWNEQVVFTELFPPLCKRVKVQIRDSDKVNDVAIGTHFIDLRKISNDGDKGFLPTLGPAWANMYGSTRQYTLMDEHQDLNDGLGEGVSFRARLLLSIAVEILDTTSPDIVSSTEVQVEAVSNISESATGKIDEFFLFGSFLEATMIDRKIGDKTISFEITIGNYGNQIDGVSKPSSAKKKKKDGESEEEESELIQNSSEDEADEEADLVSISSTPPMKPVITDRNYFHLPYFEKKPCVYIKSWWQDQRRRLYNSNMMDKIADKLEEGLNDVQEVIKTEKAFPERRLRGVLEELSVGCSRFVTLANKDVNQAGRTKLDRERLKSCMREMDSMGQQAKQIRTQVKKNTVRDKLKLVQNFLQKLRFLADEPQHSIPDVFIWMMSNNKRIAYARIPSKDILYSIVDEETGKDCGKVKAVFLKLPGKKGFGPAGWTVQAKLELYLWLGLNKQRKDFLNGLPNGFEEIKAAKMGPGLHAVPPVSLVYNMKQVFQLRAHMYQARSLFAADSSGLSDPFARVFFSTHSQVTEVLTETLCPTWDQLLVFDDVELFGEASELRDDPPIIVVEIYDQDTVGKAEFIGRTFAKPTIKMCDEHYGPPRFPPQLEYYQVYRGNCTAGELLAAFELLQIGQGGRADLPPLEGPTDSERGPILPVPLGIRPVLSRYRIEVLFWGLRDLKRINLAQVDRPRVDIECAGRGVQSVVIQNYKKNPNFSTLVKWFEVDLPENELLHPPLNIRVVDCRAFGRYILVGSHAVTSLRRFIYSTPDKTSNNWATAAKLMNGYMVLANGGSQPRSSPSISSRTLSRPAGDIIVNMDTEPLVRKMDTVVKLDATSDAVVKVDMTEEESDKEKKKKKKKKKGGVEEEDETDERVLDWWSKYFASIETLKETLRAQEAAQAEAEEREDLEIAAEAADIKPDDLLLKGSKTKEKSKDKKSSKEKKKGQAADGSEKRPLKAKVDELLVYNKELESEYGNFEDWLHTFNLYRGKAGDDDEHALDDDRIVGRFKGSLCMYKLPLSEEITREAGFDPNMGMFQSIPHNDPINVLVRVYVVRATDLHPADINGKADPYVVIKLGKSDVRDKENYISKQLNPVFGKSFDIEATFPMESMLTVSVYDWDLVGTDDLIGETKIDLENRFYSKYRATCGISTTYSLHGYNVWRDPMKPSQILGKLCKDGKIDGPHYGPGGKVKVANRIFTGPTEIEDENGLKKQTEEHLALTVLNHWEEIPRVGCKLVPEHVETRPLLNPDKPGIEQGRIEMWVDMFPMDMPAPGPAIDISPRKPKRYELRVIIWNTDEVILEDDDYFTGEKSSDIFVRGWLKGQQEDKQDTDVHYHSLTGEGNFNWRFVFPFDYLMAEEKIVISKKESMFSWDETEYKIPPRLTLQVWDADHFSADDFLGAIELDLNRFPRGAKTAKQCSIDMIRNEQELPTISIFKQKRVKGWWPFVARDENDEMELTGKVEAELHLVTAEEAEKSPVGLGRNEPDPLEKPNRPDTTFLWFLSPLKAIRYLVCNRYKWLIIKIVLALLLLIMLGLFLYSMPGYLVKKLLGA, from the exons AGCAGGGAAGGGAGTTTTCTCAGCCATGAAGCTCGGCAAGATCAAGATCTCTAAAGATGATCACAAGAAAGGAG ATGAGCCGGCGGTCCTGGACATGGAGGACCTGGACAGGAAAGCGATGCGTCTTGCTGGATCGCTGGACCCCGACACCATCTCTCTGGCGTCTGTCACCGCCGTCACAACCAACGTCTCCAATAAGAG GTCAAAGCCAGATATCAAGATGGAGCCAAGCTCTGGACGACCGGTGGAttatcag ATCAGCATCACAGTGATCGAGGCCCGGCAGCTGATCGGCCTCAACATGGaccctgtggtgtgtgtggagatCGGGGATGACAAGAAGTACACGTCTATGAAAGAATCCACCAACTGCCCGTACTACAATGAG TATTTCGTCTTTGACTTCCACGTCCCTCCTGATGTCATGTTTGACAAGATCATCAAGCTGTCA GTTATTCACTCGAAAAATCTCCTCCGGAGCGGGACCTTGGTGGGAACGTTCAAGATGGATGTTGGGACCGTTTACTCGCAGCCTG AACATCAGTTTTACCACAAGTGGGCCATCCTGTCTGATCCTGATGACATAACAACGGGGTGTAAAGGATACATTAAGTGTGACATCGCTGTGGTCGGGAAGGGCGACAACATCAAGACCCCGCACAAGGCTAACGAGACCGATGAAGACGACATCGAGGG gaACCTCCTGCTCCCAGAGGGCATCCCAGCAGAGAGGCAGTGGGCAAGGTTTTACGTGAAGATCTACCGCGCCGAGGGGCTTCCGAAAATGAACACCAGCATCATGGCTAACGTGAAGAAGGCCTTCATAGGAGAGAACAGAGACCTGGTGGACCCCTACGTTCAAGTGCAGTTTGCTGGGCAGAAA GGGAAGACTTCAGTCCAGAAGAGCAGTTACGAGCCAATCTGGAACGAGCAGGTCGTCTTCACTGAGCTCTTCCCTCCACTCTGCAAACGCGTCAAGGTCCAGATACGAGACTCGGACAAGGTCAACGACGTGGCCATAGGAACCCACTTCATTGATCTACGCAAGATATCAAATGACGGTGACAAAG GGTTTCTGCCCACCCTGGGTCCAGCTTGGGCCAACATGTACGGGTCCACCCGTCAGTACACTCTGATGGACGAGCACCAGGACCTGAATGACGGTCTTGGGGAAGGCGTTTCCTTCAGAGCCcgtctccttctctccatcGCTGTGGAGATCCTGGACACCACTTCCCCTGACATCGTGAGCTCCActgaggtgcaggtggaggctgtGTCCAACATCTCAGAG AGCGCCACTGGGAAAATAGATGAGTTCTTCCTCTTTGGTTCCTTCCTGGAGGCCACCATGATCGACAGGAAGATTGGTGACAAAACGATAAGTTTTGAAATCACGATCG GTAACTACGGCAACCAGATAGATGGTGTAAGCAAGCCCTCatcagcaaagaagaagaagaaagatggagagagtgaagaagaggagagcgaGCTCATCCAGAACTCCAGTGAGGATGAGGCGGACGAGGAAGCAGACCTGGTCTCtatctcctccactcctccaatGAAGCCTGTCATCACTGACAG GAACTACTTCCACCTTCCCTACTTTGAAAAGAAGCCATGTGTCTACATCAAAAGCTGGTGGCAGGACCAGAGAAGACGACTCTACAACTCCAACATGATGGACAAGATTGCTGACAAGCTG GAAGAAGGTTTGAATGATGTTCAGGAGGTCATTAAGACGGAGAAGGCTTTTCCAGAGCGCAGACTCAGGGGAGTGCTGGAGGAGCTCAGCGTCGGCTGCAG TCGGTTTGTGACTCTGGCTAACAAGGATGTGAACCAGGCAGGCCGAACCAAACTGGATCGAGAGCGGCTCAAGTCCTGCATGAGAGAGATG GACAGCATGGGCCAACAGGCCAAGCAGATCCGGACTCAGGTGAAGAAGAACACAGTCAGAGACAAACTCAAGCTGGTGCAGAACTTCCTGCAGAAGCTCCGGTTCCTCGCTGACGAG CCTCAGCACAGCATCCCAGATGTTTTCATCTGGATGATGAGCAACAACAAGCGCATCGCCTATGCCCGGATTCCCTCCAAAGACATCCTGTACTCCATAGTGgatgaggaaacaggaaaagactGCGGCAAAGTCAAAGCTGTCTTCCTCAAG CTGCCTGGTAAGAAGGGCTTTGGTCCTGCAGGCTGGACGGTTCAGGCTAAGCTGGAGCTGTATCTGTGGCTCGGCCTCAACAAGCAAAGGAAGGACTTCCTCAATGGTCTGCCCAATGGTTTTGAAGAGATCAAAGCTGCTAAAATGGGCCCCGGTCTTCACGCTGTCCCCCCCGTCAGCCTCGTCTACAACA TGAAGCAGGTGTTCCAGCTGAGAGCACACATGTACCAGGCCCGcagtctgtttgctgctgacagCAGTGGCCTTTCAGATCCTTTCGCTCGGGTCTTCTTCTCCACACACAGCCAGGTTACTGAG gtccTGACAGAGACTCTGTGTCCTACGTGGGACCAGCTGCTGGTGTTCGATGACGTGGAGCTGTTTGGGGAGGCCAGCGAGCTGAGAGACGATCCACCAATCATTGTAGTTGAAATCTACGACCAGGACACTGTG GGCAAGGCAGAGTTCATAGGTCGGACGTTTGCGAAGCCCACCATAAAGATGTGTGACGAGCACTACGGCCCCCCGAGGTTCCCCCCACAGCTGGAGTACTACCAGGTTTACAGAGGGAACTGCACTGCTGGGGAACTGCTGGCTGcctttgagctgctgcag ATTGGTCAAGGAGGGAGGGCTGATCTTCCTCCCCTTGAAGGGCCGACAGACTCGGAGCGTGGCCCCATTCTGCCTGTGCCGCTGGGCATCCGACCCGTCCTGAGTCGCTACCGCATAGAG GTTTTGTTCTGGGGCTTAAGGGACCTGAAGAGGATTAACCTGGCTCAAGTGGATCGGCCCCGTGTGGACATAGAGTGTGCAGGTAGAGGTGTGCAGTCAGTTGTGATCCAGAACTACAAGAAAAACCCCAACTTCAGCACCCTGGTTAAATGGTTTGAGGTG GACCTTCCAGAGAATGAGcttctccaccctcctctcaaCATCCGGGTGGTGGACTGTCGGGCGTTCGGCCGTTACATCCTGGTGGGGTCCCACGCTGTCACCAGCCTGAGACGTTTCATCTACAGCACCCCAGACAAGACCTCCAACAACTGGGCCACAGCAG CTAAACTAATGAATGGCTACATGGTCCTCGCTAATGGCGGCTCCCAGCCTCGCTCCTCACCCAGCATTTCCTCCCGCACCCTCTCTCGCCCCGCAGGTGACATCATCGTCAACATGGACACAGAGCCTTTGGTCCGAAAGATGGACACGGTCGTCAAGTTAGACGCT ACGTCTGACGCTGTTGTAAAAGTTGACATG actgaggaggagagtgacaaagagaaaaagaagaagaagaagaagaagaagggaggagtggaggaggaggatgagacgGATGAGAGAGTGCTGGACTGGTGGTCTAAATATTTCGCTTCAATAGAGACACTGAAAGAG ACCCTGCGAGCCCAGGAGGCGGCTCAGGCTGAggcggaggagagagaggacctGGAGAtagctgcagaggcagcag ATATCAAACCCGATGACCTTCTTCTGAAAGGCTCCAAGACGAAGGAAAAGAGCAAAGACAAGAAGAGCTccaaggagaagaagaagggtCAGGCTGCAGACGGCTCTGAGAAACGGCCGCTTAAAGCAAAAGTGGACGAGCTGTTG GTGTACAACAAGGAGCTGGAGAGTGAGTATGGCAACTTTGAAGACTGGCTCCACACTTTCAACTTGTACAGAGGAAAGGCCGGGGACGATGACGAGCACGCGCTGGACGACGACAGGATTGTTGGCAGATTTAAG GGATCCTTATGCATGTACAAGCTACCTCTGTCTGAGGAGATCACGAGAGAGGCAGGGTTCGATCCAAATATGGGCATGTTCCAGAGCATTCCGCATAACGATCCAATCAACGTCCTTGTCCGTGTCTATGTGGTCAGA GCTACAGACCTCCATCCTGCTGATATCAACGGGAAGGCCGATCCGTACGTCGTCATCAAGCTGGGCAAGTCAGACGTCAGGGACAAAGAGAACTACATCTCCAAACAGCTCAATCCTGTATTTGGAAA ATCATTCGACATCGAGGCCACGTTCCCCATGGAGTCCATGCTGACGGTGTCCGTGTACGACTGGGACCTGGTCGGCACTGATGACCTGATTGGAGAGACAAAGATCGACTTGGAGAACcgtttctacagcaaatacaGAGCCACCTGTGGCATTTCAACCACCTACTCTCT GCATGGGTACAATGTTTGGCGGGACCCCATGAAGCCCAGTCAGATCCTGGGGAAGCTCTGCAAGGACGGCAAGATCGATGGGCCTCATTATGGGCCGGGGGGCAAAGTCAAGGTGGCCAACCGAATCTTTACGGGACCCACAGAGATTGAGGATGAAAATG GCCTGAAGAAGCAGACCGAGGAGCATTTGGCTCTGACGGTGCTGAACCACTGGGAGGAGATCCCGAGGGTGGGCTGCAAGCTGGTCCCTGAACACGTGGAGACCAGACCCCTGCTGAACCCCGACAAACCCGGCATCGAACAG GGCCGTATTGAGATGTGGGTGGACATGTTCCCGATGGACATGCCCGCTCCTGGACCTGCGATTGACATATCACCACGAAAACCAAAGAG ATATGAGCTCAGGGTGATTATTTGGAATACAGACGAAGTAATACTGGAGGACGATGATTACTTCACTGGGGAAAAGTCCAGTGACATATTTGTCAGGGG ATGGCTGAAAGGGCAGCAGGAGGACAAGCAGGACACAGATGTGCACTATCACTCCCTGACTGGCGAGGGCAACTTTAACTGGCGCTTTGTCTTCCCCTTCGATTACCTCATGGCTGAGGAGAAGATCGTCATCTCCAAGAAGGAGTCCATGTTCTCCTGGGATGAGACCGAATATAAGATCCCTCCTCGCCTCACGCTGCAGGTCTGGGACGCCGATCACTTCTCCGCCGATGACTTCCTGG GTGCGATTGAGTTGGACCTGAACCGCTTCCCTCGTGGCGCCAAGACGGCCAAGCAGTGCTCCATTGACATGATCCGGAATGAGCAGGAGCTGCCCACCATTTCCATATTCAAACAAAAGAGGGTCAAGGGCTGGTGGCCGTTCGTAGCCCGAGATGAGAACGATGAGATGGAGCTCACG GGTAAAGTAGAGGCTGAGCTTCATCtggtgacagcagaggaggcgGAGAAAAGTCCTGTAGGTCTTGGACGGAACGAGCCCGATCCACTGGAGAAACCAAA tCGCCCGGACACCACCTTCCTGTGGTTCCTGAGCCCGCTGAAAGCCATCCGCTACCTGGTGTGCAACCGCTACAAGTGGCTGATCATCAAGATCGTgctggccctgctgctgctcatcatgCTGGGCCTCTTCCTCTACAGCATGCCGGGCTACCTCGTCAAGAAGCTGCTGGGGGCCTGA